From a single Drosophila sulfurigaster albostrigata strain 15112-1811.04 chromosome 3, ASM2355843v2, whole genome shotgun sequence genomic region:
- the LOC133845664 gene encoding mucin-19 isoform X11 translates to MDLSLERDSSALGSLFQQIINDMKNTSPLWEDFVAKASKLHTCLRAAIQAIAAYLDAFQKIADAATNSRGASKEIGTALTRVCLRHKAVETRLKTFTSAIMDCLVQPLQDKIEDWKRTVATIDKDHAKEYKRCRSELKKRSSDTLRLQKKARKGQTDNSLQSLMDSHMQDVTLRRAELEEVEKKSLRAAMVEERLRYCSFVHMLQPVVHEECEVMSELGHLQEAMESIALVTKEPSVLPQASEELIHDAKASINLYPESPGGGSGSQGGGCSNSLGSRKSSVCSISSMNSSGSSNSPGHHHYQRSLSQFVTPAIRLKPGESSDSGFCSSPALTTQVSNATNQTHAVSTWPPHSQDAVDALPPTADRPHTISTTYEKGHQRPPLTVYTFQNPETIHESNSSGSLIPATVPTGNGSASGQNTPATQKSPAASLSRPPLPVKPAHVRCSSLERPLSAQSNHRQNSGQNLLQRQCPSPIPAHITKELSAAHHAQQQQQQQQQQQQSQPQQPQTPPTYANLSELAAIKLTNQQQSQQQQQPQTQTQQQHQQQHQPLLQQQSSIDSICSQHSNDSSTSSLQQQLLQHQQSQQAHISNSSSSLNHQQQQQQQQQQSVHGSGLGTRSHSISSSVSTSTASSLHSHPSIDSAVAASLVGCVAGGGGHTNNTNTNTNTSTTTPSSGCSTPQNHYSPLLTNSPTSTAAGTPSGGSIASGLGLGFVYQVSSPTPPASANSTTDVLKITEPGQPTTAEASETTESDERSRASVLQKASMFEKQAAAAAAAPIPTTIAAAVAGGGGGVTTGAVGGVIGGVARRSEELRAVEQQEMDKSFEDSIQALNNLIGELDSFQREIDEGKGKQQQQQQHSSNINSNNISGNNSNSGSNNNNSSNSGASSNTSNDNNNCNTDLLLPSSNIDCCAISNQTNSSGCGTDISDTTSEELAGEEGSLAAARRHQQLGASDSELSRCYVSETSSLTGGILAGGYENPTFAHFAANRDDPYNGSGNGSDSRSLYASAADSISLAASDSVCMSQQPRHAYVDNCSDGGSAVVVIYDHTIPNTPDIEFVKQNSEIVLLRTKDPQQLQLHEMRELQQLPDNLAGSPESPDAASGGGVGGGGRLQPATATVAPAKQRLSSFRASSEQQLQLLGRASPQHRGTDKLRVSEEQRQQPQQPQPQQQQQQQQQLLSDSSSNVAGAVRRKLPPKPISLSIFNGPALDVASSNSSKPVIPRKFDFKADLDAKIRQQKQKVQQQLQQQQQQQQQQQLNSPQQDQQQQQSPQQHSPQSPQNANTATTTTATSTANCNVTNKPAVIASAIASASINQNHRMPNQTSLSSSATSNHAPYKTPTTTATFSSPTSNASASPSSLSASSPGAKLSLPSLSSSSSALSATALPPPHVPAKPTSTPTPTTTTTTPQLPPPTTNSYACSNLNANANANPQAKPCITPRPASLSGGAGGGGGGAAMGSSTRIARRSSINQAKPPPPVRRSSSVTPSPNNVGQPQHQQHSSSNHNSHAYQQQSLSLSNSSEHLPPPPAFMLEATTAYSTSPTPPAAMPSSALKVSETVRALAAMRHQPASPVALRRMHQQQQQQQQLQQQQQQSLLQPMHKPSPNDDAEYEAYYNSYMELHAYAQALPPQQQQQQHQQQQQQQQRFAQQHHTSHQTHHHNHHEQLPPTPPPYHGPPQVDAASFRTSSPSGSIYAQPKLVNNMSSFRTSSPSPNGHAHPLPPTQPKANPNLIAQLNARLNSKQQQQQHQQQQQQHVAEGIYGNAGGVGVGGGESIYMRGGNGLSMSQQQQQQQHYDAAAQATANMRQHQQQHQLQQQQQQHYTCPPPLEDPPPPPIYSATMPKKMARPSVGHSNSNNMGNHLVNAYAAASNSATLPKNILQQQRLQQQQQQQHQQQLQQQQLQQQQYQQPTGINVGNGHANQRPPMPLPQQQQHAQQQQQQQQRQPPIPSRHSSVQQKIFVSTNPFIQTTAVKFHSPSSVHSTPAASPTCGSPASSATMASIYGTTARGGAAHHQQQQQQQYHHQQQQHQQQQQQQQQHYYRDVAGGNSNGGVYYASHNNVHAHGHSNAHAHANANANVNANANAHTPHMPHVQAHHSTGSTYMS, encoded by the exons CGCTGCCATTCAGGCAATTGCCGCCTATTTGGATGCCTTCCAAAAGATTGCCGATGCGGCCACCAATTCCAGAG GTGCATCCAAGGAGATTGGCACCGCCCTGACCCGTGTTTGTCTGCGCCACAAGGCGGTCGAGACCCGTTTGAAGACCTTCACCAGCGCAATTATGGATTGCCTGGTGCAGCCGCTGCAGGACAAGATCGAGGACTGGAAGCGCACAGTGGCCACCATCGATAAGGATCATGCCAAAGAGTATAAACGCTGTCGCAGTGAACTAAAGAAGCGCTCCAGCGACACGCTGCGTCTGCAGAAGAAGGCACGCAAGGGACAGACGGACAACAGCCTGCAGTCATTGATGGATTCGCACATGCAAGATGTGACTTTGCGACGCGCCGAACTCGAGGAGGTCGAGAAGAAGTCACTACGTGCGGCGATGGTCGAGGAACGATTGCGTTACTGCAGCTTTGTGCACATGCTGCAGCCCGTGGTGCATGAGGAATGCGAGGTGATGTCCGAACTCGGTCATCTGCAG GAGGCTATGGAATCCATTGCTTTGGTCACCAAGGAGCCCAGCGTTTTGCCACAGGCTTCGGAGGAACTGATTCACGATGCCAAGGCTAGCATTAATCTATATCCCGAATCGCCTGGCGGTGGCTCTGGCTCCCAAGGTGGCGGCTGTTCCAATTCCTTGGGCTCACGCAAGAGTTCCGTCTGCTCCATTAGCAGCATGAACAGCAGCGGCTCCAGCAACTCGCCGGGACATCATCACTATCAACGCTCGCTATCGCAG tttGTAACGCCCGCAATTCGCTTGAAACCTGGTGAATCCAGTGATAGTGGCTTTTGCTCATCGCCAGCGCTAACAACACag GTTTCGAATGCCACCAACCAGACGCACGCTGTATCCACTTGGCCGCCACATTCCCAGGATGCTGTGGACGCGCTGCCACCGACTGCTGATCGTCCGCATACGATTTCAACCACCTATGAGAAGGGTCATCAGCGTCCGCCATTGACTGTATACACGTTCCAGAATCCCGAGACCATACACGAGtccaacagcagcggcagcctcATACCCGCAACGGTGCCGACTGGCAACGGTTCCGCCTCGGGTCAGAATACGCCGGCAACACAGAAATCGCCGGCAGCATCGCTCAGTCGTCCTCCATTGCCAGTG AAGCCGGCACATGTG CGCTGCTCGTCGCTGGAGCGTCCGTTGTCGGCGCAGAGCAATCATCGCCAGAACAGTGGCCAGAATCTGCTGCAGCGTCAGTGCCCCTCACCGATTCCGGCTCATATCACGAAAG AGCTGTCAGCAGCACAtcatgcacaacaacaacagcagcaacagcaacaacagcagcaatcacagccacagcaaccacaaacCCCGCCAACCTATGCTAACCTATCTGAGCTGGCGGCAATCAAACTAACCAATCAGCAAcagtcacagcagcaacagcaaccacagacacagacacaacagcagcatcagcaacaacatcaaccattgttgcagcaacaaagcaGCATTGATTCGATTTGTTCGCAGCATTCGAATGACTCTTCGACAAGTTcgttgcagcaacagttgctgcagcatcagcaatcGCAGCAAGCgcacatcagcaacagcagcagcagcctcaatcatcagcagcaacagcaacaacagcagcagcaatcagtACATGGCAGTGGCCTTGGCACACGCTCCCATTCCATATCGTCGTCGGTGTCCACAAGCACAGCCTCATCGTTGCACTCGCATCCATCCATTGACTCGGCTGTGGCCGCCTCGCTTGTGGGCTGTGTTGCTGGTGGTGGCGGGCATACAAACAACACCAataccaacaccaacacaagCACCACAACGCCCTCGAGCGGCTGCTCAACGCCACAGAATCACTATTCACCACTGTTAACCAACTCACCCACGTCCACTGCTGCAGGTACTCCAAGCGGCGGCAGCATTGCCAGCGGTCTCGGTCTCGGCTTCGTCTATCAGGTCAGCTCACCCACGCCCCCCGCCTCCGCCAACTCCACCACCGATGTGCTAAAGATCACCGAGCCAGGACAACCGACGACAGCCGAAGCCAGCGAAACCACCGAGAGCGATGAGCGTTCTCGTGCCTCGGTGCTGCAGAAGGCATCCATGTTTGAGAAGCAggcagcagccgctgcagcagctccaATCCCCACAACTATAGCTGCAGCTGTAGCTGGCGGTGGAGGAGGAGTCACAACCGGAGCAGTTGGCGGAGTCATTGGTGGCGTTGCTCGACGCTCGGAGGAACTGCGCGCTGTGGAGCAACAGGAAATGG ACAAATCTTTCGAAGACTCGATTCAAGcacttaacaatttaattggcGAATTAGACTCTTTTCAACGTGAGATCGATGAGGGCAAgggcaagcagcagcagcaacaacagcacagcagcaacatcaacagcaacaacatcagtggcaacaatagcaacagcggcagcaacaacaataacagcagcaacagcggtgccagcagcaacaccagcaacgacaacaacaactgcaacactGATCTCCTGCTacccagcagcaacatcgactGCTGTGCCATCAGCAACCAGACGAACTCCAGTGGCTGTGGCACCGATATCTCCGACACCACGTCGGAGGAACTGGCCGGCGAGGAAGGCAGTCTGGCAGCAGCCAGGCGACATCAGCAACTGGGTGCCAGCGACTCGGAGCTGAGTCGTTGCTATGTGAGCGAGACGAGTTCGCTGACCGGCGGCATATTGGCTGGTGGCTATGAGAATCCCACGTTCGCGCACTTTGCCGCCAATCGTGATGATCCCTACAATGGCAGCGGCAATGGCAGCGACAGTCGATCGCTGTACGCCTCGGCGGCCGATAGCATTTCGTTGGCTGCATCCGACAGCGTGTGCATGAGCCAGCAGCCGCGACATGCGTATGTGGACAATTGCAGTGATGGCGGCAGTGCTGTCGTTGTGATCTATGACCATACTATACCCAATACGCCGGACATTGAGTTTGTCAAGCAGAACTCGGAGATTGTGCTGTTGCGCACCAAAGATCCgcagcaattgcagttgcacgAAATGCGCGagctgcaacagttgcccGACAATTTGGCTGGCTCACCCGAGTCGCCTGATGCCGCTTCTGGCGGGGGAGTTGGAGGCGGTGGCCGTTTACAGCCGGCCACAGCAACTGTGGCGCCGGCCAAGCAACGCCTCTCATCGTTTCGGGCATCCAGCgagcaacagctgcagttgctgggACGCGCTAGTCCACAACACAGAGGTACGGATAAGCTTAGAGTTAGTGaagagcaacggcaacagccacagcaaccgcagccacaacaacagcagcagcaacagcaacagttgctgagTGATAGCAGCAGTAATGTTGCTGGTGCCGTGCGGCGCAAGCTGCCGCCAAAGCCCATCAGCCTGAGCATATTTAATGGGCCAGCGCTAGATgtggccagcagcaacagcagtaagCCAGTGATACCTAGAAAGTTTGACTTTAAGGCCGATTTAGATGCCAAGATACGCCAGCAGAAACAGaaagtgcagcagcaattgcagcagcagcagcagcagcaacaacaacagcagctcaaCAGTCCGCAACaagatcagcagcagcaacaatcaccACAACAACACTCACCACAGTCGCCCCAAAACgccaacacagcaacaacaacaacagcaacatcaacagcaaactGTAATGTCACTAATAAACCTGCCGTTATTGCAAGCGCAATTGCATCCGCATCCATAAACCAAAATCATAGAATGCCAAATCaaacatcattatcatcatcagcaacatcaaatCATGCGCCATACAAAAcgcccacaacaacagcaacattctCATCACCAACATCAAATGCATCtgcatcaccatcatcattatcagcaAGTTCTCCTGGGGCCAAATTGTCATTgccatcattatcatcatcatcatctgcatTATCAGCAACTGCGCTGCCTCCGCCCCATGTGCCCGCTAAGCCAACGTCCACGCccacgccaacaacaacaacaactacaccaCAACTTCCACCACCCACAACCAATTCATATGCGTGCTCCAATctcaatgccaatgccaatgccaatccCCAAGCCAAACCGTGCATAACGCCAAGGCCGGCATCGCTGTCGG GAGGAGcaggaggcggaggaggaggagcagcaaTGGGCAGCTCAACACGCATCGCACGTCGTTCATCCATTAATCAGGCCAAACCGCCGCCACCGGTGAGACGCAGTTCATCGGTGACTCCAAGCCCCAACAATGTCGGG cagccgcagcatcagcagcacagcagcagcaaccacaactcTCACGCATATCAGCAACAGTCGCTATCGCTGAGCAACTCTAGCGAGCatttgccgccgccgccggcTTTTATGCtggaggcaacaacagcatatTCCACATCGCCCACGCCGCCAGCAGCGATGCCCAGCTCAGCGCTCAAGGTGTCGGAGACAGTGCGTGCTCTGGCCGCCATGCGGCATCAGCCTGCCTCGCCTGTTGCTCTGCGTCGCatgcatcagcagcagcagcaacaacaacaattgcaacaacagcagcaacagtcttTATTGCAG CCCATGCACAAGCCCTCCCCCAACGACGATGCTGAATATGAAGCTTATTATAATTCCTATATGGAGCTGCATGCATATGCTCAAGCCCTGCCacctcaacagcagcagcagcaacatcagcaacaacagcaacaacaacaacgcttTGCTCAGCAACATCATACGTCACATCAAAcacatcatcataatcatcatgaGCAGCTGCCGCCAACACCGCCTCCATACCATGGGCCACCACAGGTAGATGCCGCC TCGTTCCGCACTTCATCGCCTAGTGGCAGCATCTATGCGCAACCCAAACTGGTGAACAACATGTCCAGCTTTCGCACCAGCAGCCCCAGCCCCAATGGCCATGCCCATCCACTGCCACCGACACAGCCCAAGGCGAATCCGAATCTAATTGCACAGCTCAATGCACGGCtcaacagcaagcagcaacagcaacagcaccaacaacaacaacagcaacatgttgccgaGGGCATTTATGGCAACGCTGGTGGAGTAGGAGTAGGAGGAGGTGAATCCATTTACATGCGTGGCGGCAATGGTTTGTCCatgtcacagcagcagcaacagcagcaacactacGACG CAGCTgcgcaagcaacagcaaacatgcgacaacaccaacagcagcaccagctgcaacagcaacaacagcaacattatACATGTCCACCACCGCTTGAAGAtccgccaccgccgcccaTTTATTCAGCAACCATGCCCAAGAAAATGGCACGCCCCAGTGTTggtcacagcaacagcaacaacatgggCAACCATTTGGTCAACGCATATGCTGCTGCCTCCAACAGTGCCACGTTGCCCAAAAACatattgcagcagcaacgcttgcagcaacaacaacagcagcagcaccagcagcaattgcaacagcagcaactacaacagcagcaatatcaACAGCCAACAGGCATCAACGTTGGCAATGGGCATGCTAATCAGCGACCTCCGATGCcgctgccacagcagcagcaacatgcccagcagcagcagcagcaacaacagcgacagccacCCATACCATCGCGTCATTCCAGTGTGCAGCAAAAGATATTCGTATCAACGAATCCATTCATTCAAACCACAGCCGTCAAGTTTCATTCGCCATCGTCGGTGCACTCGACGCCAGCTGCCTCGCCCACCTGTGGCTCGCCCGCATCATCGGCAACCATGGCCAGCATTTATGGCACCACGGCTCGTGGCGGTGCTGCacaccatcagcagcaacagcagcagcaataccatcatcagcaacagcaacatcaacagcagcagcagcagcagcaacaacattattaTCGCGATGTTGCtggcggcaacagcaatggcgGCGTTTATTATGCCAGCCACAATAACGTCCATGCCCACGGACACTCGAACGCCCACGCACACGCCAATGCCAACGCAAATGTGAacgcgaatgcgaatgcgcaTACGCCCCATATGCCCCATGTCCAGGCACATCATTCAA CCGGATCCACGTATATGTCATGA